From the genome of Spodoptera frugiperda isolate SF20-4 chromosome 23, AGI-APGP_CSIRO_Sfru_2.0, whole genome shotgun sequence, one region includes:
- the LOC118267073 gene encoding FACT complex subunit spt16 isoform X1, with protein MSNASLDKETFYRRMKKLYAAWKAAAADSKSDDALAKVDCLVSCVGVDEDTLYSKSTALQTWLFGYELPDTITVLTENSMCFLASKKKIEFLRQIENGKEETELPPVKLLVRDRNDKDKENFNKLVQEIKKSKSGKTLGVFAKDNYPGEFCESWKAVMKGEKFENVDVSSAIAHLMAPKEDSEIITVKKACLVTVDVFTKYLKDQIMEIIDSDKKVKHSKLAEGVEAAITDKKYVTGVDTSQVDMCYPPIIQSGGNYSLKFSAVSDKNHLHFGAIVCSLGARYKSYCSNIVRTLLVNPTDEIQSNYNFLLNIEEEVMKKLVAGAKLSAVYEAGLELAKKEKPDLVENLTKSFGFAMGIEFRESSIIIGPKTNTVAKKGMVFNINIGLANLTNSASTEKEGKTYALFIGDTVLVNEEQPASLLTQSKKKIKNVGIFLKDDDEEEEEEKENKTEILENGGRGKRTAVIESKLRTEHSSEEKRKEHQRELAITLNEKAKERLAKQSSGKEGEKLRKSTISYKSTSQMPRENEVKELKLYVDRKYETVILPIFGVPVPFHISTIKNISQSVEGDYTYLRINFFHPGATMGRNEGGNYSQPDATFVKEVTYRSTNTKEPGEISPPSSNLNTGFRLIKEVQKKFKTREAEEREKEDLVKQDTLVLSQSKGNPKLKDLYIRPNIVTKRMSGSLEAHTNGFRFTSVRGDKVDILYNNIKNAFFQPCDGEMIILLHFHLKHAIMFGKKKHVDVQFYTEVGEITTDLGKHQHMHDRDDLAAEQSERELRHKLKVAFKSFCERVENMTKQEVEFDTPFRELGFPGAPFRSTVLLQPTSGALVNLTEWPPFVIALEDVELVHFERVQFHLKNFDMVFVFKDYAKKVAMVNAVPMNMLDHVKEWLNSCDIRYSEGIQSLNWTKVMKTITDDIEGFFDNGGWSFLDPESDEENAENDESSEEEDDAYEPTDAETEEDSDDGSEYDSEASDESDASGDSDGEEDEESGKDWSDLEREAAEEDKKERGYDRNETSEFDRKRKGGRGGSRYEDEGHSKKGKHDKSSSNHKSSSNHKSSSSNHKSSNHKSPSKHSSSSPSKNRDKHHKSSHHERDRGKSDSKSHNKSSDKKHSSDKSHKRSRDDSRDHDRLLCHQP; from the exons ATGTCGAACGCATCGCTTgataaagaaacattttatcGGCGCATGAAGAAGCTGTACGCAGCATGGAAG GCTGCTGCAGCTGATTCAAAGAGCGATGATGCCCTGGCGAAAGTCGATTGCCTGGTGTCCTGCGTCGGCGTGGACGAAGACACGCTTTACAGCAAGTCAACAGCTCTACAG ACATGGCTGTTTGGTTACGAGCTGCCCGACACCATAACAGTTCTCACAGAAAACAGCATGTGTTTTCTTGCAAGCAAAAAGAAGATTGAATTTTTAAGACAAATTGAAAATGGGAAGGAAGAAACTGAACTGCCACCCGTGAAATTACTTGTTAGAGATAGA AATGACAAAGATAAAGAAAACTTCAACAAATTAGTACAAGagattaaaaaatcaaaatcaggCAAAACCCTCGGGGTCTTCGCCAAAGACAATTATCCTGGTGAATTCTGCGAAAGTTGGAAAGCTGTAATGAAAGGTGAAAAGTTCGAAAATGTAGATGTAAGTTCAGCTATCGCCCACCTCATGGCGCCGAAGGAAGATTCCGAAATAATTACCGTGAAGAAAGCGTGTTTGGTCACAGTCGACGTCTTTACAAAGTATTTGAAAGATCAAATTATGGAAATTATTGATTCTGATAAG AAAGTAAAACACTCAAAACTCGCAGAGGGCGTAGAAGCGGCGATCACAGACAAGAAATACGTCACAGGGGTAGACACAAGCCAGGTGGATATGTGCTACCCTCCCATCATACAGTCTGGAGGAAATTACAGTCTCAAATTCAGTGCCGTGTCAGACAAGAACCACTTACATTTCGGAGCTATTGTCTGTTCTCTGGGCGCTCGATATAAATCATACTGTTCAAACATAGTTCGTACGCTACTCGTCAATCCCACAGATGAAATACAGAGCAATTACAATTTCTTGTTAAATATTGAAGAAGAAGTTATGAAGAAATTGGTCGCTGGCGCTAAACTTTCTGCTGTTTATGAAGCTGGTTTGGAATTagcgaaaaaagaaaaacctgaTTTAGTTGAGAATCTTACCAAGTCCTTTGG GTTTGCAATGGGCATAGAATTTCGTGAAAGTTCAATAATTATAGGGCCCAAAACGAACACAGTGGCTAAGAAAGGAATGGTGTTTAACATTAACATTGGATTGGCGAACTTAACAAATAGTGCTTCAACGGAAAAGGAAGGCAAG ACATACGCCCTATTCATTGGTGACACAGTATTAGTGAACGAAGAACAGCCAGCATCTCTCCTGACACAGTCCAAAAAGAAAATCAAGAATGTCGGTATCTTCTTAAAGGACGACGATGAGgaggaagaagaagaaaagGAGAACAAGACTGAAATACTTG AGAACGGAG GTAGAGGTAAAAGAACAGCTGTTATCGAATCAAAACTGCGCACGGAACATTCTTCTGAGGAGAAACGTAAGGAACATCAAAGGGAACTGGCCATTACTCTAAATGAAAAGGCTAAAGAACGGTTAGCCAAACAGTCGAGCGGGAAGGAAGGGGAAAAGTTAAGGAAAAGCACTATCTCATACAAGAGTACCAGCCAGATGCCGCGGGAGAATGAAGTCAAGGAACTCAAGTTGTATGTTG atcGCAAATATGAAACAGTTATATTGCCGATATTCGGTGTGCCCGTACCATTCCATATATCAACGATAAAGAACATCTCCCAGTCAGTTGAAGGCGACTATACTTACCTTAGGATAAACTTCTTCCACCCCGGAGCGACTATGGGCAGGAACGAGGGTGGAAACTATTCACAACCTGATGCCACATTTGTTAAAGAAGT AACATACAGAAGTACAAACACAAAGGAACCAGGCGAGATATCCCCTCCATCCTCCAACCTTAACACTGGCTTTAGACTTATCAAAGAAGTACAGAAAAAGTTCAAAACAAGAGAAGCTGAAGAGAGAGAAAAGGAGGACTTGGTTAAACAAGACACACTAGTTCTCTCACAGAGTAAAGGCAATCCGAAACTTAAAGATCTGTACATAAGACCTAATATCGTCACAAAGAGAATGAGCGGCTCTCTAGAAGCGCACACTAATGGATTCAGGTTCACATCAGTGAGAGGAGACAAAGTCgatattttgtacaataatattaagaaCGCATTCTTCCAGCCTTGTGATGGAGAGATGATTATACTGTTACATTTCCATTTGAAACATGCTATTATGTTTG GTAAAAAGAAACACGTTGACGTGCAATTCTACACGGAGGTGGGTGAGATCACGACTGACTTGGGCAAGCACCAACACATGCACGACAGAGACGACCTCGCGGCTGAACAGAGTGAGAGGGAACTCAGGCATAAGCTAAAGGTCGCTTTCAAGAGCTTCTGCGAGAGAGTCGAGAACATGACCAAGCAGGAGGTCGAGTTTGATACGCCTTTCAG AGAATTAGGTTTCCCCGGTGCCCCATTCAGAAGCACAGTCCTCCTCCAACCCACATCAGGAGCTCTCGTCAACCTCACGGAATGGCCGCCATTTGTCATAGCTCTGGAAGATGTCGAACTGGTACACTTCGAGAGAGTGCAGTTCCACCTCAAGAACTTCGATATGGTATTCGTTTTCAAAGACTACGCGAAGAAGGTCGCTATGGTTAACGCTGTGCCTATGAACATGCTGGATCATGTCAAGGAATGGCTTAA CTCTTGTGACATCCGCTACTCGGAAGGTATTCAATCTTTGAACTGGACGAAGGTCATGAAAACTATCACCGACGATATCGAAGGATTCTTCGACAACGGTGGCTGGTCGTTCTTGGACCCTGAATCTGATGAGGAGAATGCCGAAAAC GACGAATCATCAGAGGAAGAAGACGATGCGTACGAGCCTACAGACGCGGAGACCGAGGAGGACTCCGACGACGGCTCCGAGTACGATTCCGAAGCTTCCGATGAGTCTGATGCCTCTGGCGACAGTGATG gTGAAGAAGACGAAGAATCCGGAAAGGACTGGTCGGATCTTGAACGAGAGGCTGCCGAGGAAGATAAGAAAGAGCGAGGTTATGATCGAAACGAGACTTCAGAGTTCGATCGCAAACGCAAGGGCGGTCGCGGCGGCAGTCGGTACGAGGACGAAGGGCACAGCAAGAAGGGCAAACATGACAAGTCCTCGAGTAACCACAAGAGTTCCTCAAACCACAAAAGCTCAAGCTCCAATCATAAGAGTTCAAACCATAAGAGTCCGTCGAAACATAGTAGTAGCAG CCCCTCAAAGAACCGCGACAAGCACCACAAGTCGTCCCACCACGAGCGCGACCGCGGCAAGAGCGACAGCAAGTCGCACAACAAGTCGAGCGACAAGAAGCACTCCAGCGACAAGTCGCACAAACGTTCGCGCGACGACAGCCGGGATCATGACCGCCTATTGTGCCATCAGCCATAA
- the LOC118267073 gene encoding FACT complex subunit spt16 isoform X2 has protein sequence MSNASLDKETFYRRMKKLYAAWKAAAADSKSDDALAKVDCLVSCVGVDEDTLYSKSTALQTWLFGYELPDTITVLTENSMCFLASKKKIEFLRQIENGKEETELPPVKLLVRDRNDKDKENFNKLVQEIKKSKSGKTLGVFAKDNYPGEFCESWKAVMKGEKFENVDVSSAIAHLMAPKEDSEIITVKKACLVTVDVFTKYLKDQIMEIIDSDKKVKHSKLAEGVEAAITDKKYVTGVDTSQVDMCYPPIIQSGGNYSLKFSAVSDKNHLHFGAIVCSLGARYKSYCSNIVRTLLVNPTDEIQSNYNFLLNIEEEVMKKLVAGAKLSAVYEAGLELAKKEKPDLVENLTKSFGFAMGIEFRESSIIIGPKTNTVAKKGMVFNINIGLANLTNSASTEKEGKTYALFIGDTVLVNEEQPASLLTQSKKKIKNVGIFLKDDDEEEEEEKENKTEILGRGKRTAVIESKLRTEHSSEEKRKEHQRELAITLNEKAKERLAKQSSGKEGEKLRKSTISYKSTSQMPRENEVKELKLYVDRKYETVILPIFGVPVPFHISTIKNISQSVEGDYTYLRINFFHPGATMGRNEGGNYSQPDATFVKEVTYRSTNTKEPGEISPPSSNLNTGFRLIKEVQKKFKTREAEEREKEDLVKQDTLVLSQSKGNPKLKDLYIRPNIVTKRMSGSLEAHTNGFRFTSVRGDKVDILYNNIKNAFFQPCDGEMIILLHFHLKHAIMFGKKKHVDVQFYTEVGEITTDLGKHQHMHDRDDLAAEQSERELRHKLKVAFKSFCERVENMTKQEVEFDTPFRELGFPGAPFRSTVLLQPTSGALVNLTEWPPFVIALEDVELVHFERVQFHLKNFDMVFVFKDYAKKVAMVNAVPMNMLDHVKEWLNSCDIRYSEGIQSLNWTKVMKTITDDIEGFFDNGGWSFLDPESDEENAENDESSEEEDDAYEPTDAETEEDSDDGSEYDSEASDESDASGDSDGEEDEESGKDWSDLEREAAEEDKKERGYDRNETSEFDRKRKGGRGGSRYEDEGHSKKGKHDKSSSNHKSSSNHKSSSSNHKSSNHKSPSKHSSSSPSKNRDKHHKSSHHERDRGKSDSKSHNKSSDKKHSSDKSHKRSRDDSRDHDRLLCHQP, from the exons ATGTCGAACGCATCGCTTgataaagaaacattttatcGGCGCATGAAGAAGCTGTACGCAGCATGGAAG GCTGCTGCAGCTGATTCAAAGAGCGATGATGCCCTGGCGAAAGTCGATTGCCTGGTGTCCTGCGTCGGCGTGGACGAAGACACGCTTTACAGCAAGTCAACAGCTCTACAG ACATGGCTGTTTGGTTACGAGCTGCCCGACACCATAACAGTTCTCACAGAAAACAGCATGTGTTTTCTTGCAAGCAAAAAGAAGATTGAATTTTTAAGACAAATTGAAAATGGGAAGGAAGAAACTGAACTGCCACCCGTGAAATTACTTGTTAGAGATAGA AATGACAAAGATAAAGAAAACTTCAACAAATTAGTACAAGagattaaaaaatcaaaatcaggCAAAACCCTCGGGGTCTTCGCCAAAGACAATTATCCTGGTGAATTCTGCGAAAGTTGGAAAGCTGTAATGAAAGGTGAAAAGTTCGAAAATGTAGATGTAAGTTCAGCTATCGCCCACCTCATGGCGCCGAAGGAAGATTCCGAAATAATTACCGTGAAGAAAGCGTGTTTGGTCACAGTCGACGTCTTTACAAAGTATTTGAAAGATCAAATTATGGAAATTATTGATTCTGATAAG AAAGTAAAACACTCAAAACTCGCAGAGGGCGTAGAAGCGGCGATCACAGACAAGAAATACGTCACAGGGGTAGACACAAGCCAGGTGGATATGTGCTACCCTCCCATCATACAGTCTGGAGGAAATTACAGTCTCAAATTCAGTGCCGTGTCAGACAAGAACCACTTACATTTCGGAGCTATTGTCTGTTCTCTGGGCGCTCGATATAAATCATACTGTTCAAACATAGTTCGTACGCTACTCGTCAATCCCACAGATGAAATACAGAGCAATTACAATTTCTTGTTAAATATTGAAGAAGAAGTTATGAAGAAATTGGTCGCTGGCGCTAAACTTTCTGCTGTTTATGAAGCTGGTTTGGAATTagcgaaaaaagaaaaacctgaTTTAGTTGAGAATCTTACCAAGTCCTTTGG GTTTGCAATGGGCATAGAATTTCGTGAAAGTTCAATAATTATAGGGCCCAAAACGAACACAGTGGCTAAGAAAGGAATGGTGTTTAACATTAACATTGGATTGGCGAACTTAACAAATAGTGCTTCAACGGAAAAGGAAGGCAAG ACATACGCCCTATTCATTGGTGACACAGTATTAGTGAACGAAGAACAGCCAGCATCTCTCCTGACACAGTCCAAAAAGAAAATCAAGAATGTCGGTATCTTCTTAAAGGACGACGATGAGgaggaagaagaagaaaagGAGAACAAGACTGAAATACTTG GTAGAGGTAAAAGAACAGCTGTTATCGAATCAAAACTGCGCACGGAACATTCTTCTGAGGAGAAACGTAAGGAACATCAAAGGGAACTGGCCATTACTCTAAATGAAAAGGCTAAAGAACGGTTAGCCAAACAGTCGAGCGGGAAGGAAGGGGAAAAGTTAAGGAAAAGCACTATCTCATACAAGAGTACCAGCCAGATGCCGCGGGAGAATGAAGTCAAGGAACTCAAGTTGTATGTTG atcGCAAATATGAAACAGTTATATTGCCGATATTCGGTGTGCCCGTACCATTCCATATATCAACGATAAAGAACATCTCCCAGTCAGTTGAAGGCGACTATACTTACCTTAGGATAAACTTCTTCCACCCCGGAGCGACTATGGGCAGGAACGAGGGTGGAAACTATTCACAACCTGATGCCACATTTGTTAAAGAAGT AACATACAGAAGTACAAACACAAAGGAACCAGGCGAGATATCCCCTCCATCCTCCAACCTTAACACTGGCTTTAGACTTATCAAAGAAGTACAGAAAAAGTTCAAAACAAGAGAAGCTGAAGAGAGAGAAAAGGAGGACTTGGTTAAACAAGACACACTAGTTCTCTCACAGAGTAAAGGCAATCCGAAACTTAAAGATCTGTACATAAGACCTAATATCGTCACAAAGAGAATGAGCGGCTCTCTAGAAGCGCACACTAATGGATTCAGGTTCACATCAGTGAGAGGAGACAAAGTCgatattttgtacaataatattaagaaCGCATTCTTCCAGCCTTGTGATGGAGAGATGATTATACTGTTACATTTCCATTTGAAACATGCTATTATGTTTG GTAAAAAGAAACACGTTGACGTGCAATTCTACACGGAGGTGGGTGAGATCACGACTGACTTGGGCAAGCACCAACACATGCACGACAGAGACGACCTCGCGGCTGAACAGAGTGAGAGGGAACTCAGGCATAAGCTAAAGGTCGCTTTCAAGAGCTTCTGCGAGAGAGTCGAGAACATGACCAAGCAGGAGGTCGAGTTTGATACGCCTTTCAG AGAATTAGGTTTCCCCGGTGCCCCATTCAGAAGCACAGTCCTCCTCCAACCCACATCAGGAGCTCTCGTCAACCTCACGGAATGGCCGCCATTTGTCATAGCTCTGGAAGATGTCGAACTGGTACACTTCGAGAGAGTGCAGTTCCACCTCAAGAACTTCGATATGGTATTCGTTTTCAAAGACTACGCGAAGAAGGTCGCTATGGTTAACGCTGTGCCTATGAACATGCTGGATCATGTCAAGGAATGGCTTAA CTCTTGTGACATCCGCTACTCGGAAGGTATTCAATCTTTGAACTGGACGAAGGTCATGAAAACTATCACCGACGATATCGAAGGATTCTTCGACAACGGTGGCTGGTCGTTCTTGGACCCTGAATCTGATGAGGAGAATGCCGAAAAC GACGAATCATCAGAGGAAGAAGACGATGCGTACGAGCCTACAGACGCGGAGACCGAGGAGGACTCCGACGACGGCTCCGAGTACGATTCCGAAGCTTCCGATGAGTCTGATGCCTCTGGCGACAGTGATG gTGAAGAAGACGAAGAATCCGGAAAGGACTGGTCGGATCTTGAACGAGAGGCTGCCGAGGAAGATAAGAAAGAGCGAGGTTATGATCGAAACGAGACTTCAGAGTTCGATCGCAAACGCAAGGGCGGTCGCGGCGGCAGTCGGTACGAGGACGAAGGGCACAGCAAGAAGGGCAAACATGACAAGTCCTCGAGTAACCACAAGAGTTCCTCAAACCACAAAAGCTCAAGCTCCAATCATAAGAGTTCAAACCATAAGAGTCCGTCGAAACATAGTAGTAGCAG CCCCTCAAAGAACCGCGACAAGCACCACAAGTCGTCCCACCACGAGCGCGACCGCGGCAAGAGCGACAGCAAGTCGCACAACAAGTCGAGCGACAAGAAGCACTCCAGCGACAAGTCGCACAAACGTTCGCGCGACGACAGCCGGGATCATGACCGCCTATTGTGCCATCAGCCATAA
- the LOC118267072 gene encoding DNA repair protein RAD51 homolog 4, giving the protein MQKLKAQNFNNLSESIIRTLAQNRIVTILDFLQEDVSKLTSLTKLSLHDVLTIRNEIFTTYSAPLINGTALLTKVYKSRSRISSGIDSLDSITNGGFPVRHITEICGLADSGKSQLCFQLAINVAKDDDSTVLYVDTKGDFSAVRVQKMLDAQGYSHKDMASIMYRIRVVHIWTMADLVDLFKGIKNKALEIENLALVIVDSLPCLMFQHLGDDNKMGLSLLNILVNYSRFIANEFNVAIIYINIQTRWIDSDISDLEDDGESTSAYKEAAYIEKKNRCLGKYWESVPVLVLQLEKLDLSSKENETCTELKASIITSNVTKSNNNQCVLNLSTMGIT; this is encoded by the exons atgCAAAAGTTAAAGGCTCAGAATTTTAATAACCTGTCCGAGAGTATAATAAGAACTCTTGCGCAAAATCGTATAGTCACAATTTTGGATTTTCTACAGGAAGATGTATCTAAGTTAACATCGTTAACAAAATTAAGTCTGCATGATGTATTAACTATccgaaatgaaatatttacaacatattCAGCCCCTTTAATAAATGGCACTGCTTTGCTTACAAAAGTTTATAAAAGTAGAAGTCGAATAAGTTCTGGAATTGAcag tttggATTCAATAACAAATGGCGGTTTTCCAGTAAGACATATAACTGAAATTTGTGGTTTAGCAGACTCTGGTAAGAGTCAACTGTGCTTCCAATTGGCTATAAATGTCGCAAAAGATGATGACAGCACTGTTCTCTATGTTGATACTAAAGGTGATTTCTCTGCGGTCAGAGTGCAGAAAATGTTGGATGCTCAAGGATACTCACATAAG GATATGGCATCAATAATGTATAGAATCAGAGTTGTGCACATATGGACTATGGCGGACTTGGTGGACCTATTCAAAGGAATCAAGAACAAGGCTCTTGAAATAGAAAACTTGGCTCTGGTTATTGTTGACTCTTTACCATGCTTGATGTTCCAACATCTTGGAGATGATAATAAAATGG GTTTGTCCCTTTTGAATATCTTGGTAAATTACAGTCGATTTATAGCAAATGAATTCAATGTggctataatatacataaacatacaaaccCGATGGATAGATAGTGACATATCAGATTTGGAAG ATGATGGTGAATCAACTTCTGCTTACAAAGAAGCTGCATACATTGAGAAAAAGAATCGCTGTTTAGGAAAATATTGGGAAAGTGTGCCAGTATTAGTTCTCCAGTTAGAAAAGCTAGACCTTAGCTCTAAAGAAAATGAAACTTGTACTGAGCTAAAAGCTTCAATTATCACTTCTAATGTTACTAAAAGTAACAATAATCAATGTGTTTTAAACTTAAGTACAATGGGTAtaacttaa
- the LOC118267074 gene encoding protoheme IX farnesyltransferase, mitochondrial — MFYRKVMHCTICLKHGTVGISGNGILLQQLARISTTQCWNSKLPITTQTTAKVKSKNVPQDTRMWKETPSHDRKNQMGNYCMMLSKFRLSSLVVMSSMAGYALAPAPFDLTTFALCAIGTGLTSAAANSINQYHEVPFDAQMSRTKNRVLVKGLLEPVHAIGFATLAGSTGLGLLYFGVNPLTAALGATNLILYTSVYTPMKRMSIYNTWLGSVVGAIPPLMGWAGCAGVLDPGAVVLSVILYSWQFPHFNALSWNLRPDYSRAGYRMMAVTDPALCRRVALRHTGVIVGACLASSYLEVTNTWFALESLPLNLYFMYLAWQFHQKSDSNSSRKLFRFSLIHLPALMLLMLVNKKNWYKSDTQEQETTKVQDVKIPDSRISVLPRRPVVAAQESDLSP; from the exons ATGTTTTATAGAAAAGTGATGCACTGTACGATCTGCCTGAAACATGGCACTGTCGGCATTTCTggg AACGGCATACTCCTGCAACAACTGGCAAGGATATCGACAACGCAATGTTGGAACAGCAAACTGCCAATCACGACACAGACCACGGCCAAGGTGAAAAGCAAAAATGTGCCACAGGACACCAGAATGTGGAAGGAAACACCATCACACGACAGAAAGAATCAGATGGGGAACTATTGTATGATGCTGTCCAAGTTTCGATTAAGtt cTCTAGTAGTGATGTCCTCAATGGCTGGGTACGCCCTCGCGCCCGCTCCCTTCGACTTGACGACGTTCGCGTTATGCGCGATCGGAACAGGCCTCACCTCAGCTGCCGCCAACTCTATCAACCAATACCACGAAGTACCATTCGATGCACAGATGTCCAGGACTAAAAATCGAGTGCTGGTCAAAGGATTATTAGA GCCAGTCCACGCAATAGGTTTCGCGACTTTAGCGGGCTCTACAGGCTTGGGTCTACTTTACTTCGGAGTGAACCCACTGACAGCCGCCCTCGGCGCCACTAACTTAATACTTTATACGTCCGTCTATACGCCTATGAAGAGGATGTCCATATACAATACATGGCTGGGGTCTGTAG TTGGAGCTATACCTCCTCTAATGGGCTGGGCGGGGTGCGCGGGTGTGCTAGACCCGGGCGCGGTAGTCCTCAGCGTGATCCTATACTCCTGGCAGTTCCCGCACTTCAACGCACTCTCCTGGAACCTACGGCCCGACTACTCACGCGCCGGCTACAGAATGATGGCCGTCACTGATCCTG CGCTGTGCAGGAGGGTAGCCCTCAGACATACAGGAGTGATCGTGGGAGCGTGCCTTGCCTCGTCTTACCTCGAAGTAACCAACACGTGGTTCGCACTAGAATCGTTACCGttaaacctttattttatgtacttag CTTGGCAATTTCACCAGAAATCGGACAGTAACAGTTCGAGGAAACTGTTCAGGTTTTCTTTAATACATTTACCGGCACTTATGTTGCTGATGCTAGTCAATAAGAAGAATTGGTACAAGAGCGACACGCAGGAGCAAGAGACTACTAAGGTGCAAGATGTCAAGATCCCTGACTCCAGAATATCAGTCCTACCGCGCAGGCCCGTGGTAGCGGCGCAGGAGTCGGACCTGTCGCCATAG